In Streptomyces sclerotialus, one genomic interval encodes:
- a CDS encoding type I polyketide synthase, with amino-acid sequence MTEQGESDRALTTALTAVRSLRARVEELTRARREPIAVVGLGVRLPGGITTPAALHEALATGVDAISEVGSDRWDHAEFYDPDPDAVGRTHMRHAGLIDDVDAFDAAFFGISPREAAHIDPQQRLLLEVAWEAFEDAGVPADRLAGTNAGVFVGANASDYLTMQLARPESVDLYTVVGGTNCIIANRLSYQLDLRGPSLSVDTACSSSLVAVHLAVQSLRSGECDTAVAAGVNLLLSPASTVAHSKGLPLSPDGRCKTFDAAADGYVRGEGVVAVVLKRLSDAVTDRDRIYATIRGSAVNQDGRTNGLTAPSGRAQQQCITAALNNAGVSPSQVSLVEAHGTGTSLGDPIEVEALASVYGTASGPTCHLGSLKTNMGHLEAAAGIAGLVKTVLAVHHRSVYPSLHLKTVNPHLQLDGTRLGLASGRVRHWEGDDEQRIAAVSAFGAGGTNAHALVGPAPAVRPEEEPAAALGGAPLTLRISAAAPAALAGLAGRYADLLDGADASYVRTVAEVADQRRTLLPSRLSASAATPADLVAVLREAADGAPGPAGVTGAARGTGGTVFVFPGQGPHWIGMTARLQDSNPAFAAAVREVDEAMRPVLGHSVLDLIEHGADGGLATQFVQPALFTVAVGLAAMWRAAGVHPDAVIGHSMGEVAAAYVAGALSLPDAVTVICERSRLLARIAGAGRMLVVGVGHEQARKLCEGYGDICVAVVNSPHSTVLSGAHRSLERVAAGLARDNVFSRFVAVDVASHSPQVDVLRTELLGALTGIRPTAPQVTMVSTVSGSDLTQAPEPAYWYANMREPVRFSQGVGALLAGGHDTFIEMAPHPTLVDALDGLCAEAGGPAAATWSLHRELPDDVAVERAFGFLFAHRLRGPWPHRSGTRQRPPVPMTTLPTYPFARERHWFTHDQWANPWADRAGAPAPAPAPTGPGIPPTTGAWTEQEVTATVVRVVAESLGLDPDELDTDAGFFALGMDSMLATRAKDRLARTFGLTLSNRLMFEHPTAAELARFLVTSVCAGEQERERVDTEPPGRGAAAQQPAGPDALADDELIRALESELGRSHQPMPGGQS; translated from the coding sequence ATGACCGAGCAGGGTGAGTCCGACAGAGCGCTGACCACCGCCCTGACGGCCGTCAGAAGCCTGCGTGCGCGGGTCGAGGAGCTGACGCGTGCACGGCGCGAGCCCATCGCCGTCGTCGGCCTGGGGGTGCGGCTCCCCGGGGGGATCACCACGCCCGCGGCTCTGCACGAGGCGCTGGCCACGGGCGTCGACGCGATCAGCGAGGTGGGTTCGGACCGGTGGGACCACGCGGAGTTCTACGACCCGGACCCGGACGCGGTCGGCCGCACGCACATGCGGCACGCCGGCCTCATCGACGACGTGGACGCCTTCGACGCCGCCTTCTTCGGAATCTCCCCGCGCGAGGCGGCACACATCGATCCGCAACAGCGCCTGCTGCTCGAAGTCGCCTGGGAGGCCTTCGAGGACGCCGGAGTGCCCGCCGACCGGCTGGCAGGGACGAACGCCGGGGTCTTCGTCGGCGCCAATGCCAGTGATTACCTGACCATGCAGCTGGCACGGCCGGAGTCCGTCGACCTCTACACCGTCGTCGGCGGCACCAACTGCATCATCGCCAACCGCCTCAGCTACCAGCTCGACCTGCGCGGCCCCAGCCTGTCCGTCGACACGGCCTGTTCCTCCTCGCTGGTCGCCGTGCACCTGGCGGTGCAGTCACTGCGGTCGGGGGAATGCGACACTGCGGTCGCCGCGGGGGTCAACCTCCTGCTGTCACCCGCCAGTACGGTCGCGCACTCCAAGGGGCTGCCGCTGTCACCGGACGGGCGGTGCAAGACCTTCGACGCCGCTGCGGACGGCTACGTCCGGGGCGAGGGCGTGGTCGCCGTCGTCCTGAAGCGGCTGTCCGACGCGGTCACCGACCGGGACCGTATCTATGCGACCATCCGCGGCTCGGCCGTCAACCAGGACGGCCGCACCAACGGCCTCACCGCACCGAGCGGGCGCGCGCAGCAGCAGTGCATCACGGCCGCGCTGAACAACGCCGGCGTCAGCCCCTCGCAGGTCAGCCTGGTGGAGGCGCACGGCACCGGAACCAGCCTCGGTGACCCGATCGAAGTCGAAGCACTGGCGTCGGTCTACGGCACGGCGTCCGGGCCGACCTGCCATCTGGGCTCCCTCAAGACCAACATGGGCCACCTGGAGGCCGCCGCCGGCATAGCGGGACTGGTGAAGACCGTGCTCGCCGTGCACCACCGGTCGGTCTACCCGTCCCTGCACCTCAAGACGGTCAACCCGCACCTGCAACTCGACGGTACGCGGCTGGGCCTCGCGAGCGGCCGGGTACGGCACTGGGAGGGCGACGACGAGCAGCGGATCGCCGCCGTCTCCGCGTTCGGCGCCGGAGGAACCAACGCGCACGCCCTCGTGGGACCGGCCCCCGCCGTGCGGCCGGAGGAGGAACCGGCCGCGGCGCTCGGCGGGGCACCGCTGACCCTGCGCATCTCGGCTGCCGCTCCCGCCGCCCTGGCCGGCCTCGCAGGACGGTACGCGGACCTGCTGGACGGGGCGGACGCCTCGTACGTCAGGACCGTCGCCGAAGTGGCCGACCAGCGCAGGACCCTGCTGCCCAGCCGGCTGTCGGCCTCGGCCGCCACACCGGCAGACCTGGTCGCGGTCCTGCGCGAAGCGGCCGACGGCGCGCCCGGCCCGGCCGGTGTGACCGGGGCGGCCCGAGGCACCGGTGGCACGGTCTTCGTCTTCCCCGGCCAGGGCCCGCACTGGATCGGCATGACGGCTCGGCTGCAGGACTCGAACCCCGCGTTCGCCGCGGCCGTGCGCGAGGTCGACGAGGCCATGCGCCCGGTGCTCGGACACAGCGTGCTCGACCTGATCGAGCACGGCGCCGACGGCGGACTCGCCACCCAGTTCGTCCAGCCGGCACTGTTCACGGTCGCCGTCGGACTCGCCGCGATGTGGCGTGCGGCGGGGGTGCACCCCGACGCCGTCATCGGACACAGCATGGGAGAGGTGGCCGCGGCGTACGTCGCCGGTGCCTTGTCGCTGCCGGACGCGGTGACGGTGATCTGCGAGCGTTCCCGGCTGCTGGCGCGCATCGCCGGCGCGGGCCGCATGCTCGTCGTTGGCGTCGGCCACGAGCAGGCCCGGAAGCTGTGCGAGGGGTACGGCGACATCTGCGTGGCGGTGGTCAACTCGCCGCACTCCACGGTGCTGTCCGGGGCCCACCGGTCACTGGAGCGGGTCGCCGCCGGGCTCGCGCGCGACAACGTCTTCAGCAGGTTCGTCGCGGTGGACGTCGCCTCGCACAGCCCGCAGGTCGACGTGCTGCGGACCGAGCTGCTGGGTGCCCTCACCGGCATCAGGCCGACGGCCCCGCAGGTCACGATGGTCTCCACGGTGTCCGGCAGCGATCTGACGCAGGCCCCGGAGCCCGCGTACTGGTACGCCAACATGCGCGAGCCCGTCCGCTTCTCCCAAGGCGTGGGGGCACTGCTCGCCGGCGGCCACGACACCTTCATCGAGATGGCGCCGCATCCCACGCTCGTCGACGCGCTCGACGGACTGTGCGCCGAGGCCGGCGGACCGGCCGCTGCCACCTGGTCGCTGCACCGGGAACTGCCCGACGACGTCGCGGTGGAGCGGGCTTTCGGCTTCCTGTTCGCCCATCGTCTCCGGGGCCCGTGGCCGCACCGCTCCGGCACCCGGCAGCGCCCTCCCGTCCCCATGACGACGTTGCCGACGTACCCCTTCGCCCGGGAGCGCCACTGGTTCACCCACGACCAGTGGGCGAACCCCTGGGCCGACCGGGCAGGCGCCCCGGCACCCGCGCCGGCCCCGACCGGGCCGGGCATCCCGCCGACGACCGGCGCCTGGACGGAGCAGGAGGTCACGGCCACCGTCGTCCGTGTCGTGGCGGAGAGCCTGGGCCTGGACCCGGACGAGCTCGACACCGACGCCGGCTTCTTCGCCCTGGGCATGGATTCCATGCTCGCCACCCGGGCCAAGGACCGACTGGCCAGGACCTTCGGGCTGACGCTGTCGAACCGCCTCATGTTCGAACACCCCACGGCCGCGGAGCTCGCGAGGTTCCTCGTGACGTCGGTGTGCGCGGGCGAGCAGGAGCGCGAACGCGTCGACACCGAACCACCCGGGCGCGGGGCCGCGGCGCAGCAGCCCGCCGGGCCGGACGCACTCGCCGACGACGAACTCATCAGAGCGCTCGAGTCCGAACTCGGCCGCTCTCACCAGCCGATGCCCGGGGGACAGTCATGA
- a CDS encoding type I polyketide synthase, translating to MTWTAADVAEWIVTYVGEELAVPAQEVDRDATFSSLGLSSQAGAAMVGRLGLRLGRDLPVATLWAFPTVNGLAAAAVSAEQHTGTPGGGRRRFGEDPAEPLAVVSMAARLPGADSVSQLWELVLAGRDMIGPPPQGRFPDGQAPPLDAGYLRQRLDEFDHRFFHLTPRETLALDPVQRLFLEVCWEAVEASSLLRTGLRGSATGVYVGSIWNEHGAPSRPGQHTMHTATGSSLSMVANRVSYLYDLHGPSVTLDSACSSSLVAVHLAAQALRLGEIDAAIVGGVNLLQSAATTADLIAFGGLAPDGRSKAFAAQADGFGRGEGAAALVVKRLADAERDGDHIWCLLHGSAVNNDGHTNGLTAPSPGAQQDVIREAHTRGRTDPARVRFVETHGTGTPLGDPIEATALAGALRGAAAPVQLGTLKANIGHLEGAAGVAGLVKAALVMHHGIVPPCVLSGEVNPHIDLDALNLAVPHEPVPLPSGESVLGGVSSFGWGGTNAHVVVGPYEPDAVATGPTPAQDGARRTPPGGEQRDRDVAFVFSPFGGQWTGMARDLLRTDAVFRAAVAECDRGAAPVLGLSLRELIASGADLEPYGVAVCQPAIHAVQVGLARSLAARGVRPTVVVGHSLGEIAGAVAVDALTAYESGRVVAHYAAAQQRLVGRGGGMAVVALPLAELAPYLEARPGIVVAGISSACSTNLSGPAAVLDELVSVLSGEGHKASRINVGLAAHSPAIDDVRDDLVEALGQLDQYPPALPMISALDGRPMTAGAFSAEYFATALRRPVDFAGALAHPALSAPDVVVEINAHPILGSALRDRYGDRATVLPAYSRSGSHLADVADACGATVSPARETLLSLSGHTPAALAQRCRDVAEWWPEDSAPAAVAPALAGLATLPYRASVVAADRDRAVTELAARADVAVTAGTAPAAAQAPRTVFVFPGQGGQWRGMGRGLYHRDPVFARHVRRCDAAMRQACGVQVLQLLLEDTDDETFTNVATAQPLLFAVQVALARTLEHYGVTPHAVIGHSMGEAAAAHLAGALSLHDAAAIIGRRSALMDGLTGTGAMLATELTFQEAEAVCAGNPAMSVAVSNSARSTVLSGAAAEIERTARELTGRGVFNRPVRVQVASHSPQMDPLLPALREALADIVPAASVLPVYSTVLGRVADGTELDTEYWVRNLRDPVLFAAATTRLLDDGYTCFVEISPHAVLTPAVEETAAQRNADTLVVPALRKEQPEWPTLLGALGRLYDGGVPVDHAAVNTAGQAFPVPLPYPWQRSSAPVLTGAAHRGNADPLGVRTQLPHDPALAVHAGRLDSLTWSVADHVIDGRAVVPAAAFAAAAVHVAGPVLGSGPVTVRNLELRASLEVSGGDTALQTTVRSDGATARTEFFGREGDTWVQVGSATVERAAAETAPLKPVEGDRAAAEDLYARFAERGLAFGPQYRRIRRLCVDAAGSTAEIDWDPRHADGHLPVDPRVLDAALQAAVAPLLAGPHPVATGMAVLTTAVREVTVLSAPGADPRAVAAVSAGPAPGSFVADVDLVGDGRVALRIRGVEIRQVPVAAAAAADDGAGMLREQLPALPAAERTDRMTEVVRGVVGEVTGVPAAQVEPAEPFHSLGLNSIMGLELRNRLERLLGMVLSPTVVWNYPTVEALAAELAGRLAPPEAAEEDRPGEPVPPHTAEKDVPGAAPRADESDLDALRRELTELEALVGEI from the coding sequence GTGACGTGGACAGCCGCGGACGTCGCGGAGTGGATCGTCACCTACGTCGGTGAGGAACTGGCCGTACCGGCACAGGAGGTGGACCGCGACGCCACCTTCTCGTCGCTCGGGCTCAGCTCCCAGGCCGGCGCGGCCATGGTCGGGCGGCTGGGACTGCGCCTCGGCCGGGACCTGCCCGTCGCCACGCTGTGGGCCTTCCCGACCGTGAACGGACTCGCCGCCGCGGCGGTGTCCGCGGAACAGCACACCGGCACGCCGGGCGGTGGACGGAGACGCTTCGGCGAGGACCCGGCCGAACCGCTGGCGGTTGTCTCCATGGCGGCGCGTCTGCCGGGCGCCGACTCCGTCTCGCAGTTGTGGGAACTGGTCCTGGCCGGCCGGGACATGATCGGGCCGCCGCCGCAGGGCCGCTTCCCGGACGGGCAGGCGCCGCCGCTCGACGCGGGCTACCTGCGGCAGCGACTCGACGAGTTCGACCACCGCTTCTTCCACCTCACGCCACGCGAAACGCTGGCGCTGGATCCGGTACAGCGGCTCTTCCTGGAAGTCTGCTGGGAGGCCGTAGAGGCGTCCTCACTGCTCCGTACGGGCCTGCGGGGCAGCGCCACGGGCGTGTACGTGGGCAGTATCTGGAACGAGCACGGCGCGCCGTCCCGGCCGGGGCAGCACACGATGCACACCGCGACCGGCTCCAGCCTCTCGATGGTCGCGAACCGTGTCTCCTACCTCTACGACCTGCACGGACCGTCGGTCACACTGGATTCCGCCTGCTCCTCTTCCCTCGTGGCCGTGCACCTGGCCGCCCAGGCCCTGCGCCTCGGAGAGATCGACGCGGCCATCGTGGGCGGCGTCAACCTCCTCCAGTCGGCAGCCACCACGGCCGACCTCATCGCCTTCGGCGGGCTCGCGCCCGACGGGCGCAGCAAGGCCTTCGCCGCCCAGGCGGACGGCTTCGGCCGTGGCGAGGGCGCGGCAGCGCTGGTCGTGAAGCGGCTCGCCGACGCCGAGCGGGACGGCGACCACATCTGGTGCCTGCTGCACGGCAGTGCGGTCAACAACGACGGGCACACCAACGGGCTGACGGCGCCCAGCCCCGGTGCACAGCAGGACGTCATCCGGGAGGCGCACACGCGGGGCCGCACCGATCCGGCGCGGGTGCGTTTCGTCGAGACGCACGGCACCGGTACGCCGCTCGGCGACCCGATCGAGGCGACCGCCCTCGCCGGCGCCCTGCGCGGCGCGGCGGCGCCTGTCCAGCTCGGCACGCTCAAGGCGAACATCGGACACCTCGAAGGGGCAGCGGGCGTCGCGGGGCTGGTCAAGGCCGCCCTGGTCATGCACCACGGCATCGTCCCGCCGTGCGTCCTGTCCGGCGAGGTGAATCCGCACATCGACCTGGATGCACTGAACCTGGCCGTGCCGCACGAGCCGGTCCCGTTGCCGTCCGGTGAGTCCGTCCTGGGCGGGGTCAGCAGCTTCGGCTGGGGCGGGACCAACGCACACGTGGTGGTCGGGCCGTACGAGCCGGACGCCGTAGCCACAGGCCCGACCCCGGCTCAGGACGGTGCCCGGCGCACCCCGCCCGGCGGTGAACAGCGGGACCGCGACGTGGCTTTCGTTTTCTCGCCCTTCGGCGGCCAGTGGACGGGCATGGCCCGCGACCTGCTCCGGACCGATGCGGTGTTCCGCGCCGCGGTCGCCGAGTGCGACCGCGGGGCGGCGCCGGTGCTCGGCCTTTCCTTACGGGAACTGATCGCGTCCGGAGCCGACCTGGAACCGTACGGCGTTGCCGTGTGCCAGCCCGCGATCCACGCGGTCCAGGTGGGTCTGGCCCGGAGCCTGGCCGCCCGTGGAGTACGTCCCACCGTGGTCGTCGGGCACTCGCTCGGTGAGATCGCCGGGGCCGTCGCCGTCGACGCGCTCACGGCGTACGAGAGCGGTCGCGTCGTGGCCCACTACGCGGCGGCGCAGCAGCGGCTGGTGGGCCGGGGCGGTGGCATGGCCGTGGTGGCGCTCCCGCTCGCGGAGCTGGCGCCCTATCTGGAGGCGCGGCCCGGCATCGTGGTCGCGGGCATCAGCTCGGCGTGCTCGACCAATCTGTCAGGCCCGGCCGCCGTGCTCGACGAGCTCGTCTCCGTGCTGTCCGGTGAGGGCCACAAGGCCAGCCGCATCAACGTCGGTCTCGCCGCGCACAGCCCCGCCATCGACGACGTCCGCGACGACCTGGTCGAGGCGCTCGGGCAGCTCGACCAGTACCCACCGGCGCTGCCGATGATCTCGGCGCTCGACGGGCGGCCGATGACCGCCGGTGCGTTCAGCGCCGAGTACTTCGCCACCGCGCTGCGCCGCCCGGTCGACTTCGCCGGGGCGTTGGCGCACCCAGCGCTGAGCGCCCCGGACGTCGTGGTGGAGATCAACGCCCACCCCATCCTGGGCAGCGCCCTGCGTGACAGGTACGGCGACCGGGCCACCGTCCTGCCGGCGTACTCGCGCTCCGGCAGCCACCTCGCCGACGTCGCCGACGCCTGCGGGGCGACGGTGAGCCCGGCCAGGGAGACGCTGCTGTCGCTGAGCGGTCACACCCCGGCGGCGCTGGCCCAACGGTGCCGGGACGTGGCTGAGTGGTGGCCCGAGGACAGTGCGCCCGCGGCCGTCGCACCCGCTCTGGCCGGCCTGGCGACCCTCCCGTACCGGGCGAGCGTCGTCGCGGCCGACCGGGACCGGGCAGTGACCGAGCTCGCAGCGCGCGCGGACGTTGCGGTCACCGCCGGTACGGCGCCCGCCGCGGCACAGGCTCCGCGTACCGTCTTCGTCTTCCCCGGCCAGGGCGGGCAGTGGCGGGGCATGGGCCGGGGCCTGTACCACCGCGACCCGGTGTTCGCGCGGCACGTGCGGCGCTGCGACGCGGCGATGCGTCAGGCCTGCGGTGTGCAGGTCCTGCAGCTGCTGCTCGAAGACACCGACGACGAGACGTTCACCAACGTCGCGACGGCCCAGCCCCTGCTGTTCGCGGTGCAGGTGGCGTTGGCGCGGACGCTGGAGCACTACGGGGTGACGCCGCACGCGGTGATCGGCCACAGCATGGGTGAGGCCGCTGCGGCGCACCTCGCCGGGGCGCTGTCGCTGCACGACGCTGCCGCGATCATCGGCCGCCGCTCCGCACTGATGGACGGCCTGACCGGTACCGGCGCCATGCTCGCGACCGAGCTGACCTTCCAGGAGGCCGAGGCGGTGTGCGCCGGCAACCCGGCGATGTCCGTCGCCGTGAGCAACTCGGCCCGCTCGACCGTACTTTCCGGGGCCGCTGCCGAGATCGAGCGGACAGCGCGGGAGCTCACCGGGCGCGGCGTCTTCAACCGGCCCGTACGGGTCCAGGTCGCATCGCACAGCCCCCAGATGGATCCCCTCCTGCCGGCACTGCGGGAAGCCCTCGCGGACATCGTTCCTGCCGCTTCGGTGCTGCCCGTCTACTCGACCGTCCTGGGGCGGGTGGCCGACGGGACGGAACTGGACACCGAGTACTGGGTCAGGAACCTGCGCGACCCGGTGCTGTTCGCGGCCGCGACGACCCGGTTGCTGGACGACGGCTACACCTGCTTCGTCGAGATCAGCCCGCACGCGGTACTCACTCCGGCGGTCGAGGAGACCGCGGCGCAGCGGAACGCCGACACGCTGGTGGTCCCTGCGCTTCGTAAGGAGCAGCCGGAGTGGCCGACGCTGCTGGGCGCGCTCGGACGGCTCTACGACGGCGGTGTCCCGGTGGACCACGCCGCGGTGAACACCGCGGGGCAGGCATTCCCGGTGCCGCTGCCGTACCCGTGGCAGCGGTCCTCAGCGCCGGTGCTGACCGGTGCGGCGCACCGCGGGAACGCCGACCCGCTCGGCGTGCGGACGCAGCTGCCCCACGACCCCGCGCTCGCGGTGCACGCCGGCCGGCTGGATTCCCTGACGTGGTCCGTCGCGGACCACGTGATCGACGGCCGGGCCGTGGTCCCCGCCGCCGCCTTCGCGGCCGCAGCGGTGCACGTGGCCGGCCCCGTCCTGGGCTCCGGCCCGGTCACGGTCCGGAACCTGGAGCTGCGCGCGTCCCTGGAGGTGTCCGGAGGGGACACGGCCCTGCAGACCACCGTGCGCAGTGACGGAGCGACGGCACGGACCGAGTTCTTCGGGCGGGAGGGCGACACCTGGGTGCAGGTGGGGTCGGCCACGGTCGAACGAGCGGCGGCAGAGACCGCTCCCCTGAAGCCCGTGGAAGGTGACCGGGCCGCGGCGGAGGACCTGTACGCCCGCTTCGCCGAGCGGGGGCTGGCCTTCGGGCCGCAGTACCGGCGGATCCGCCGGCTCTGCGTCGACGCGGCAGGCTCGACCGCGGAGATCGACTGGGACCCCCGGCACGCCGACGGCCACCTGCCCGTCGATCCGCGGGTGCTGGACGCCGCGCTGCAGGCCGCCGTGGCGCCGCTGCTGGCCGGACCGCACCCCGTCGCCACCGGCATGGCCGTACTGACGACGGCTGTCCGCGAGGTGACCGTACTCTCCGCCCCCGGTGCCGACCCGCGAGCGGTGGCGGCTGTTTCCGCCGGGCCCGCTCCGGGGTCCTTCGTCGCCGACGTGGACCTGGTCGGTGACGGCCGCGTCGCACTGCGAATCCGGGGCGTCGAGATCCGCCAGGTGCCGGTGGCCGCGGCAGCCGCGGCCGACGACGGCGCGGGGATGCTGCGGGAACAACTGCCGGCGCTGCCGGCGGCCGAGCGCACCGACCGGATGACCGAGGTGGTACGCGGTGTGGTCGGAGAGGTCACGGGCGTCCCGGCCGCCCAGGTCGAGCCCGCTGAGCCGTTCCACAGCCTGGGGCTCAACTCGATCATGGGGCTGGAGCTGCGCAACCGTCTGGAGCGCCTGCTCGGCATGGTGCTGTCCCCGACGGTGGTGTGGAACTACCCCACCGTGGAGGCCCTGGCCGCCGAACTCGCCGGCCGGCTGGCACCTCCCGAGGCGGCGGAGGAGGACCGGCCGGGGGAGCCGGTCCCGCCGCACACCGCGGAAAAGGACGTCCCGGGTGCCGCGCCCCGCGCGGACGAGAGCGACCTGGACGCCCTGCGACGAGAACTGACAGAACTGGAAGCACTGGTGGGGGAGATATGA
- a CDS encoding 4'-phosphopantetheinyl transferase family protein has product MPARPLDPCTIGALPDIVPTGVEVAQSTCDLTSGATAREVASLGWAVPARRAEFVTGRVLARRALAAVGAPATDLVRRADGAPAWPPGFTGSITHCSGFRAAAVAARRDVRALGIDAEPHRPLVTELVGAFATPGERHAWPVVSGLCAETVAFSAKEAACKACYGLGSGLLDFSEFRVELGEPDRLGTDAWRGTFDAHLHPARRAPGLPAAVSGRWLVADALVLTAVVLETAPGTGRCA; this is encoded by the coding sequence ATGCCTGCTCGACCACTGGACCCATGCACCATCGGCGCGCTGCCGGACATCGTGCCGACCGGCGTCGAAGTGGCTCAGTCCACCTGCGATCTGACCTCGGGGGCCACGGCACGCGAAGTGGCGTCGCTCGGGTGGGCAGTGCCCGCGCGGCGGGCCGAGTTCGTGACCGGCAGGGTGCTGGCGCGGAGGGCGCTGGCCGCGGTGGGTGCGCCCGCGACGGACCTGGTGCGGAGGGCTGACGGAGCACCGGCCTGGCCGCCGGGGTTCACCGGCTCGATCACCCACTGCTCAGGGTTCCGCGCGGCCGCCGTGGCGGCTCGTCGCGACGTACGTGCGCTGGGGATCGATGCCGAGCCGCACCGTCCGCTGGTCACCGAGCTCGTCGGTGCCTTCGCCACGCCCGGGGAACGGCACGCGTGGCCGGTCGTGTCCGGTCTCTGTGCGGAGACGGTTGCCTTCTCCGCTAAAGAAGCGGCGTGCAAGGCCTGTTACGGGCTGGGGTCCGGGCTCCTGGACTTCTCCGAGTTCCGTGTCGAGCTGGGGGAGCCGGACCGCCTCGGCACGGATGCCTGGCGCGGCACGTTCGACGCCCACCTGCATCCCGCCCGCCGGGCGCCGGGCCTGCCGGCCGCCGTCAGCGGGCGCTGGCTGGTGGCTGACGCGCTGGTCCTCACCGCGGTCGTCCTGGAGACGGCGCCGGGCACCGGGCGGTGCGCATGA
- a CDS encoding NAD(P)-binding domain-containing protein, with amino-acid sequence MTEPGTALPTVVVGAGPIGLAAAAHLIERGLEPLVLESGTSAGAAVREWGHVRLFSPWAEVVDPAAEKLLAPTGWVRPDGAACPSGADWAERYLQPLADVLGDKVRFGARVTGVSRAGRDRVVDSGREDQPFTVHVTHADGGEERLTARAVIDASGTWSMPSPLGGNGLPALGERAAADRISYRVPDLEVPAVRERYAGKRTAVIGSGASAFTALAYLADLAKDAPGTHATWILRRGLSGSTFGGGEADQLPARGALGLRAKAAVDEGHADAVTGFRTREIEKAGERLILVAEDGHRLAPVDEIIALTGFRPDLRFLEEIRLGLDERLQAPVELAPLIDPNVHSCGTVHPHGVKELSHPEQGIYLVGMKSYGRAPTFLAMTGYEQVRSVAAALAGDQEAAERVELTLPETGVCGGAGLFDEPEADQSGGGCCATPTALQIGVGAPTSSGGC; translated from the coding sequence ATGACTGAGCCCGGCACCGCTCTGCCCACCGTGGTCGTCGGGGCCGGCCCGATCGGCCTGGCCGCCGCCGCGCACCTCATCGAGCGCGGTCTGGAGCCGCTCGTCCTGGAGTCCGGTACCAGTGCCGGCGCTGCGGTGCGGGAGTGGGGCCACGTCCGACTGTTCTCCCCCTGGGCCGAGGTCGTCGACCCGGCGGCAGAGAAGCTGCTTGCTCCCACCGGCTGGGTCCGGCCCGACGGCGCCGCCTGCCCCTCGGGCGCGGACTGGGCCGAGAGGTACCTCCAGCCGCTCGCAGACGTCCTCGGCGACAAGGTCCGCTTCGGTGCTCGCGTCACCGGCGTCTCCCGAGCCGGACGCGATCGTGTCGTGGACTCGGGCCGTGAGGACCAGCCCTTCACGGTCCACGTCACGCACGCCGACGGCGGCGAAGAGCGTCTGACGGCCCGGGCCGTGATCGATGCCTCCGGCACCTGGTCCATGCCCAGCCCGCTCGGCGGCAACGGTCTTCCTGCCCTCGGTGAGCGTGCGGCCGCTGACCGGATCTCCTACCGCGTCCCCGACCTCGAGGTCCCGGCCGTCCGTGAACGGTACGCCGGCAAGCGCACCGCCGTGATCGGCTCCGGTGCCTCCGCGTTCACCGCCCTTGCCTACCTGGCCGACCTCGCCAAGGACGCCCCCGGTACGCACGCCACTTGGATTCTGCGGCGCGGCCTCAGCGGCTCCACCTTCGGTGGCGGCGAGGCCGACCAGCTGCCCGCACGTGGCGCACTGGGACTGCGCGCCAAGGCCGCCGTGGACGAGGGGCACGCCGACGCGGTCACCGGCTTCCGTACCCGGGAGATCGAGAAGGCCGGCGAGCGGCTCATCCTCGTTGCCGAGGACGGCCACCGCCTTGCCCCCGTCGACGAGATCATCGCCCTTACCGGCTTCCGTCCCGACCTTCGCTTCCTGGAGGAGATCCGCCTCGGCCTCGATGAGCGTCTGCAGGCCCCGGTGGAGCTGGCGCCCCTCATCGACCCCAACGTCCATTCCTGCGGCACCGTCCACCCGCACGGCGTCAAGGAGCTCTCCCACCCCGAGCAGGGCATCTACCTTGTGGGCATGAAGAGTTACGGCCGTGCTCCGACGTTCCTCGCGATGACCGGGTACGAGCAGGTCCGCTCCGTTGCCGCCGCCTTGGCCGGCGACCAGGAGGCCGCCGAGCGCGTCGAGCTGACCCTGCCGGAGACCGGGGTGTGCGGGGGAGCGGGACTCTTCGACGAGCCGGAGGCCGACCAGTCCGGCGGTGGCTGCTGCGCCACCCCGACCGCGCTCCAGATCGGCGTCGGCGCGCCCACCTCTTCTGGCGGCTGCTGA
- a CDS encoding ArsR/SmtB family transcription factor has product MSNAKALPLLEATSGVEPCCPPLTERPFTAEEAARAAVMFKALGDPVRLRLFSLVASHENGEACVCDISDVGVSQPTVSHHLKKLKEAGLLTSERRGTWVYYKVAPSVLAAMGQLLTAAG; this is encoded by the coding sequence ATGTCGAACGCTAAGGCGCTGCCACTGCTGGAGGCCACTTCTGGCGTGGAGCCGTGCTGCCCGCCGCTCACCGAGCGCCCCTTCACCGCGGAAGAGGCCGCCCGGGCCGCCGTGATGTTCAAAGCGCTCGGTGACCCGGTGCGGCTCCGCCTGTTCTCCTTGGTCGCCTCGCACGAGAACGGCGAGGCGTGCGTCTGCGACATCTCCGACGTCGGCGTCTCCCAGCCCACGGTGTCCCACCACCTGAAGAAGCTGAAGGAAGCCGGCCTGCTGACCTCGGAGCGCCGCGGGACCTGGGTCTACTACAAGGTCGCCCCCAGCGTGCTGGCGGCCATGGGTCAGCTGCTGACCGCTGCCGGCTGA